The genomic stretch cgggatttttgatatttttcgaatgttttcgcttgggctttgttcccttagcatattgtgacgtaatcgttctgattttggatagatccgacgcgcgtggaggccaatttgagaggcaagggcatagcgagttagagttttggccagtttgatgtgagtaatgattttaaatgatgtcctgagggtttgaaaccccggatttgcacaacgtagtgctatactaagttcaGATACACGCtatgtgacgagcgtgaggttcaatgctatggggattgggatttggtccatcccgaatgatattttactacatttttgattgagacatatactttattgttgtgaattgggcttgttgccatgcttggggccttgtgccgacatgtagaacccttagggaatttttgactggttttcttcacttattttgttaaagaatttatatcctcagtcatgtttccaattgtttaagaatgatatgaaccagatttttgaaatgttaatcataaatagaaagagatatgAGGGTTATGATCtcgaccgtacattatgcccgagaggttgtgatttttaaatgattgagaggggtcgaggacccaatagtgagggtattttatatgatatggattgggctgcgcgccgcagcagaaatacatattatacatattatggatcgggctgcacgctgcatcaattacttatatggatcgggctgcacgccgcaacaattatatagcgcttaggctgaaggagcccctccggagtctgcacacccccagtgagcgcaatccaccacagcgatatatggatcgggttgtacaccacaacaatatatggatcgggctgcacgccgcaacgatatatatatatttattgattcgattatcgtgagaagtatatgaattgagaactgaggataagaacgaataaatgaactgaaatgcttgaggagctgatttatactgattatatctgttttacctggtttaaagaatttcacatgatttcctcattcactgctgcttaaatgattttactgttttgatatagaactgcttagtgcctttacgtgatttcatactgtcagccattatttattgttattactcactgggtcggagtactcacattactccctgcaccatgtgtgcaggtacaggtattcctgaggcatagagcgagctttcctgccgttctgttttcatcggagttatcgaggtagctggatggcgttcgcagacccgatttctccttctattGCCACTTATTATCCCACATTTTAGAtatatttctgtattagattgttgaaacccggtattagaggctcagacttgtgacactgGATCAGTGGGCTGTTTTACAGAAATTTtttttcgtgattatggtttccgtacatttcatctgttaaaatttatacttctatttatattaaattggtattaaatcctGAAAATTGGTATTGAGTTACAAAGAAATAGATTGTTAGATGTTAATTGGTCGGACTTGCCTAGCactgtgttgggcgccatcacggccggggttagggtcgtgacaagaatAGACATTCAAATCATGTGTTAGAAATAATTTCAATGACGACAATATTCTTTTAAAATTTCTTCATTATTCTCTCAGTTAACatataaaagaaataattgaTATTCAAGTACTTTCTTGGTTTTCTTTTATTGTTTATTTGCATTTTCTTTGGaatgaattacaagaaaatacacttggtttcacaccataacaaaaaatgtcccatatttttaagttttacccgacctagctcatattgtatatattttgaaagcactagcaaattcaaaatctgttttcttacaaccattgcttctaaaagttATGGAGTTAAATCTATGTTCTCACAAACATTACTttcactctcttttcttctcacatcttctacatatgctccAAGGGGTCATCCGCCATTACTGTTTCTCCCCTGTGTCACCTGGTTGCAATGTAAAAGAATTGAAGATTCAACATTCCACCATTGAAGGCCATTCAAAGGTTGGCtttcaaaaataagattttttgagtttgttagatgtttggattgggtgttgttcaattgatatcaaaaggagttcaaaatttaatttTGAAGTGAtctggagtagatttgagcaagatttgagctaaatttcagaaaaaacgcAATGAAGAAGACGAAGTTAGTTTTTTTGTATAATCTTATATATtggtgtatatgagtgtataattaacacatcttatacacttttatacacctttatacaagcgcctgtagacgaacttcttccacgattttcagttgcaattcttgttcaaaatcaGTCTAAATCTCTAacataattacattttatatacccaattacTATTTATCtacattttaagggaattaatgataataattagtgtcctaaattactctaacatatcttccactccctcacgtttctctctccacattTCACCCCCTCCTCCACGTATCTTGCACAAGAGAGCAACAATTCcatcattgacaaccattaaaaagttttgaaactttgaattcgaattcgggttttcaaaaaacattgtttgtttgaatttgatgaggttgcaaagaattgagaattctctctacgtctctctatATCTCTCAATCCCttatttcagtaatgtaaagcaaaggaaaagagagcagcaattccactattgacaaccattaaaaagctttgaagctttgaattcgaatttaggttttcaaaaatcattatttgtttagattgagtgttgttgcaaataattgagaatatggtttggagattatatctcaattttaaggagttttggtgaagattagacttggttttggctgaatttctatgatgacccaaaaggtcatcacttgttttagaaacaaatcctgtgtttcgaggccttaaaacctcccttttacctcacctcgatttgcgtgcatggttgggacctatatccggaaagccttttatgtgaaaataggagaaatagaaatttctagagttaaaattttattatggttgactttggtcaacattttgagtaaccggacccggatccgtgtttcGACGATCCcgagaggtccgcagtaaaatatgagagttgggcgtatgcccgaaaattAATTCCGATGTCTCAAgcatcaatttttgaaagaaattgttctactgaattatttatgaaacaaagaaaagaattaatgtttgaaaccattggtatcaggctcatattttggttccgCAGTCCGATACAAActtgttaaagtatttaaatAATAACTATGAAATGTTGAGAAAAatagagtttatttgacgtgatttggacctccgGTTGCAGAGTTATGAACcttaagtgttcttgatgaaaatgatgagttttgaggtttaattcatagttttacatgttattttgatgatttgatcgcacgagcaagtccatatgatatttttggacttacgtgcatggttggtttggagccccgagggctagggtgagttttggataggtcacggAGTGGATTTAGACTTAGAACATATATATCTGTTGtaggttcagagaagttgcaggtctctgaaccagcctgtgcggtccgcaatgattTCTTGCAACCGCTGAGGGGACTTTGCGGACgcactcgatttcttgcggttcgtggtggagctccgcggccgcagtccttttttTGCGGTCtgcggagagggtctgagaggggtatatttaaacagacttttcagttatttttcacttttcaaaaaccctaacacgtaagaggcaatttttcaaacactctttcttctccgaaacactagtaagtgatttctaacttatttctttcactcattaacttcttttaacaagatttcatcctagaatctagggttttcatggtggaattgtggattttgggtaaaacctaagaatgaagaaatttggggatttagacctcaaattgaggtcagattccaaaactaattatatatccgggctcgggggtgagtggataatcgagttttggtccgaatttcgagtttggaccaagcgggcccggggtcgatttttgactttttgagaaaaactttataaaacctattttcatgtattggagttgattcatttagcatttattgatatcattaagtaaattgtggctagatacaagcgagttggtggtggaaacaagaggtaaagcggtagttgaggcttgaattgtgttcgtggcatcgaggtatgtgtttggtctaaccttagcttgagggattaggaatcgagtcctatttgctatgtgttatttgataagtacgacgtataggtatggtgacgagtatctatacgttggtgtcaagcatactcgtgagtcttaaattgaaatcgttgtgttcttaataagtactacaaatgccgaagttgttgattctctgtgttgggcaagatttatgattattctcgtgaaaattgcttatggttgagtattggttcTAGTTGAGGTCTCTTTGTGAAGataaatgttggaacaagtttagttatagctgattcccttgccgggatgtatttatttcttactgtcgattcccttgccgggatattattgttcccttatcgggattcttttgtgattggcgttgaaatattatatggatcaggttgcacgccgtaacaatattatatggattgggttgcacgccacaacaatattatatggattgggttgcacgtcgcaacaataaaggataaaagtggatattgatttgttACTGCTTCTTATTCTTTTTGCTGCGAAATTTTGAATTGTTCTCTATGCTTTTCTCGTGAGTTattgttggtaaatgatattcccccaTAGAatgtccccttcccatctttagcTGTTAGTTTTCTTTATTATTACTTGTCatatatatgctttaactgcacatgtttagttggtagtcttgtcctagcctcgtaactaattcgccgaggttaggctcgacacttaccagcacatggggtcggttgtgctgatactacactctgcattgtgtgcagatctcggtgcagcagcttttggaccttagaTTTGGGTAGCTGCCTTTAGTCcatgcggagatccaaggtagtcctgcaggcgtccgcaggccctggcgtctccctcaaCCTTTTCTTCCTGTTTCACTTATGTAATTTAGAAACAATGTTATAGTTAtttttcagaccttgtttgtagtattccttgatcgtctgtgatattgtgacaccagttatgGGTAGAGATGTACTTCGTATTTTTTCCATACTTGTATTTGGCTAAGTTTTcagatttcgtcttccgcatgtctttaattattattaatatttcattgttgaTCGCATgttttttaaattgttaaaaaggctaagTAAAAGGGTTAGTGAATATATAATACTCAGCgtgcctagcttccacgagtaggcgccatcacgactcccgagggcgggAAATTCAGGTCGTgaaaatttcagattgaaactcaaagaagaagaagaagaagacatgacatacattatactgcagaaattgtagtaaaattgtaaaaaaattgtattctgttgtttatatatttttcttttattcatttaactattgtatgaaagttgaacaacattgtataaaaaatatatttaagttgtatgatattgtagttgtatataactgagtagaaataatgtataaaaattatagataagttgtatgaaatttatttttactatctataaatcagatacaaaatatacaaaagacatattatataaaatttgtatttaagttggatgttattgtagttgtatttaactgggtagaaataatgtgtgaaagttgtagataaattgtataatatataattagttgtatgaaatttatttttactatgtataaattagatacaaaatatacaaaaaacatattgtataaaaattgtatttaagtcgTATTATATTGTAGATGtatataactgggtagaaataatatatgaaagttgtagataaattctAGATAACGAAGAATTTTCAAGATTGATGGCTACAGAAGATGTTCAAACTGCTAAAGTTTGGGGCTTTGACGATTTGCCATCCCATCCAAATGGTAATGGACGCTCCAAAGCAGCAGAAGTAACGCCTGTGCCAGTGAGTGTTGCATTAGTTTTTCGATTATGGTGCTTTGTTTTCCTGACAATTTCAGGGCATTTTTTATTATCCTCAGACATCCCACTGCTGCTTGCTCATCACTCGATGTTCCTGGCTTCACTCTTTTAGGACTGGTCGCACTGCCAGGCGCCAGCAATGAAAGAACAAACAGTAGGAGAAAACTTCTTAGAATCTAATTCTCTTGACATCAAGGCACTGATGTACCAGTTGTTCCCACTTTAATAGAACCTCCACCACCCTTAATGGCTTCCAATGTCTGAaccattcttctttcaaaattttcgGGATCGTCTATCAGATATTTAATTCAACCCTGCGAAGCAGTAGCAGTCAGTTCATGAACAAATAAGTTTACTGAAATGTGAGGATTTATCATGAAACTAAGTTACGATTGTTGAAAAATATGGAAAGAGAAGAGGAGGAGAAAAAGTAAAAGGGTTTAACTAAATCTCTTAATTGAAGGCATTAATAATGGATTGTGAGACATTTAaggtggaatgtatatattttgtaaacaaaacttgtataggtagggtaatttactaaacatgaacatttagggtaataaagtttccaatagtgtataggaatgaagAAATCCCATTTATAAATATCTGATGCATTTGATTTTCAATTTATGTTTATACTAGTTACTTTAGCCCGTGCGGAGCCCGAGCCCAATTCCAAAAATTAAAGCTTGCAGGAGTATTTGAAATCAGAAGAAATAACTATTTTCGGGGCATTTGTATCTATactcgctttttgtgtcacgttttaacttgtgcccgctttgcaaaaaaaatttcCAAGTGTACCCTCTTTtttgcataacttcagcatacggggctgaagtagcaaagacaatcacgcaaaacttcagcattctagcagACTGgtctgaagtagcaagtgtgttgaagtttttgtatgtaattgctgaagtttttgtttttgtagtttttgttttgtaactagttgaagtttttgttgttgtaactggcaaacttcagctctagagctgaagtttttgtttttgtaactggcgaacttcagctctagagctgaagcaccACAATTAACAgtgattttttaagaaaatagcaGTAATTTGCTGAGATGGGTGGTGATTGAAATGAAAGACAGAGAGAGACGCGCctaaaaatgagaaagagaatGCAGGTTTGGCTTCTCAATTTCCAGAAAATGAGAGCAGCGACAGCTACTGGATAACTTTATTTCTGTTTAGTTACGACAACAAActatgaaaaattattttttcttaaatctCTGCCAGCACTGCAAGAATGAGAGGAGAAAAGTAGGAAGTTGGATCAAAAGTTTTCAAAATTTCCTATTAAAATTTAACTTTAAATCATTTCGATTTAATTTTTCACTCTAGTTTGATTTCTAAAATTGTCTTGAAATAACCTTTACCATACAAAaatagaggtaaggtctgcatacatccTACCTTTTTCAAACTCCACTTTGTGGGATTACATTGATATGTTGTCGATGTTGTACTCCTAATTGTACATTTCTTCTCAACTTCCCTCCGAAAGAAATATATTTTGGTTTAAGAAAACttaaattttttcttattttcactaAGTGACCGTTTTGATTTATCTATATGTAACTCTAGATAAATGAAAGCTTGCACAAAAATAATCTAACATGATATTTATAATAGGCTGGTAAATGTATCTAATATtctaatttcttttcttaaattttgtTTACCAAGCATTTGTTACTATCACCATATAAAGACTCTTTAGAATTGAAATTACTGAACATCATTGTAAAAGATTTGATAAATAATTTGttaatttttttcaaattaatGATTTAATCACTTTAAAAAGACACCATGCAGCGGGTGCAATAGGGCCCATGAGTTTATAGGAGAATTCAAACAAATGCAAAGAGAACCAGACTACTAGAGAGGTCTCAAATGTGAAAGGTAAATGGGACCCATAGGTAGAAAATTCGGCGGAACAGAAGCACAAGTTCAAATGTAGTACTGGTTTTCTTGTCCTGTTGTAGATACGTACATTCATAAAGCAAAATGGTACAACATTCTTAGAGCACTGACACCATCAGATAACCCCAATTTTTCCAAAATACCCCATGAATACAGTCCAAAATTAAGCGTAAAAACTCAAAGGGTATTTTTGTCAATTCACCTGGACGACCCTAAGCTCCTCTCCTAGCCGCTTctataaggggtcgtttggtagggtgtataagaatagtgcggaataaggtgtattagtaatgcatgtattagtaatgcatgtattagtaatacgagcattagttatgcaaatatTATTTCTTGTCTATtatttggtgtggtgtattaaaattataatgcattgcataatattttttaaaaaaatagttgcttacaaaataccctccatattctctagctttaagggactttaaggataattttgtctttaaccatgctaatgcatgcattaaagccTTGGTATTACTAGTGTCAtagttttctatgcattacttatgcataggataatgccaagtatgatgtataactaatacaagtattagttatacacaagttgaaaaaaggtaccaaacaatgtattagtaatgcatatagctaatgcttgcattattttttctaatacctcctaccaaacgaccccaatAGTATAAGTAATGTACTTTGTGTGTCTTGTGAATTGCAGTTACGTGCGGCAATCCTGCTGCAGTTTGTTTTCCATAGGGCAATTTTCAACCTTGGAACTGTTTTGGTTAGTTACATTAATCCTGGCTTCTACACTCGGAAAGAGTGATAACATCTCCAGTTGAAAAGGGAAAAATAGAAAGTGTTAAAACAAGAAATTGATAATTAAATTTCTCTCATTTTCGCCTTTCTATGGATTAGCAGAGGACATGTCAAGAACAAAGGGTGATGTTAATGCTAAAGAGGTTTTTTCTGATGAATTATATAGTCAATCTACAATTTATCTTGCTGCTGCACATGCATTGAAATCCAATTACTCGATAAGAGAGTTATTCAAATACGATTTGCTGCTCATATCTTCTTATGTGACTAGGAAACCACTGAATGTTGATTTCATGTCTTACCAAACCAATGTTATTCTATTTGAACTTGTTTTGCAATATCATCATGTTGAAGGAGTCACGTAAGTGGAGTGACAGTTGGATCCCTACCGTTATAGGATTAGTTAGAGGTTGTTGTTAATTAACTAATTAGAAGTAGTTAGGTCGGTTATATAGTGTATAAATACATATACAGTGTATTATTTTCGATAGAACAGTGAAAGTTCATTTcctctcctttcttctttgtctctTCTCAATCGTGTGTTTCACAGAAGTTTTCATGGCAGAAgcttaacatggtatcagagcttaacACGACAGCCACACTCATCtgattttcatttcaatttcataTGAACGAAGCTTCGTCTCCTCcttattctccttcttcttcgtctCAAAGAAATATCAAGTCGATAATGACGACGGAGAAAATCGATCACACTCATCCCTTGTTTGTGCATCCTTCAAATACTCCAAGCTTTGTGTTAGTTCCAGTTCAGCTCACAGGTTCTGAGAACTATGAGATATGGCTGAGATCGGTGAGAATTGCACTTCAAGCAAAACGAAAGCTAGGGTTCATAACTGGTACCTATAACAAGGATCAATTTAGGCCAGAATTGCATGAAGATTGCGAAACATGTAATGCAATTGTGCTCTCGTAGATCATGAACAAAGTGTCACCAGATTTACTTAGTGGAATTGTGTATGCTTTTAATGCTCACTTAGTTTGGGAAGATCTTAAGGAGAGGTTTGATAAGGTGAATAGGATGACGATTTTTCAACTACATCGAGAAATTGCTACGATTTCTCAAGGAACAGATTCAATATCCATGTATTTTACAAAATTGAAGGAACTCCGAGCTGAGTATGATGCGATGGTACCTTCGACAAGCTTGAAGGAGTACGCAGATTACCTTCAGCGGCAGAGGTTGCTACAATTTTTAAGTGGATTGAATGATTCCTATGCTCAAGCTAGGAGACACATCTTGATGAAATCAGTAGAACCTGCCTTGAATCAGGCTTATGCTCTAGTTGTTGAAGATGAAACCCAAAGGAATACATCATGAACATCACATACTGGACTGAACTCAATAGCAGAAGGGAACGACATCAGAGCTTTGTAGAGTTCAGCTGCTAGAGGAGGCTCAATGCATAAGAACAAAAGAAATTTaaacttatattgtgatttttgcAAGATAAAAGGACATAGTAAGGAAAATGGTTATCAACCCATTGGTTATACAGCTTATTTCAAGGGTAGAATGAAACCAGTACAAAGAGTTGCAGATGGTCATCAACACCAAAGGGCAAATGCTGCACATCATGGAGGTTCCTCCAGGCTAGAGGAAATTGTAATGCAGGAAAAACAAGTATGGCTGGAGCTGCTTTTTGGAACTTCTCTTGCAGGGACAGCAAATGGAAACAATAATCATATGCAGATGCAAAGGCAAGGTTCCCACAACTCTATGCAGATGCAAGAGGCACAACCTCAAGGATCCAAAGGGGGA from Nicotiana sylvestris chromosome 12, ASM39365v2, whole genome shotgun sequence encodes the following:
- the LOC138884231 gene encoding uncharacterized protein, encoding MTTEKIDHTHPLFVHPSNTPSFVLVPVQLTGSENYEIWLRSIMNKVSPDLLSGIVYAFNAHLVWEDLKERFDKVNRMTIFQLHREIATISQGTDSISMYFTKLKELRAEYDAMVPSTSLKEYADYLQRQRLLQFLSGLNDSYAQARRHILMKSVEPALNQAYALVVEDETQRNTS